From Musa acuminata AAA Group cultivar baxijiao chromosome BXJ3-8, Cavendish_Baxijiao_AAA, whole genome shotgun sequence, one genomic window encodes:
- the LOC103994916 gene encoding 7-deoxyloganetin glucosyltransferase gives MRCMSTRKPHAVCIPYPAQGHVTPMMMLAKLLHSHGFHITFVNTQYNHRRLLRSKALSSADVLPDFRFETIPDGLPPSDEDATQDIPSLCESIQNNALPPFLDLLRQLNEGSPPVSCVVSDGVMSFTVDAATELSIPEVMFWTPSACGFMGYLQYKHLLERGLTPLKDERDITNGYLDMAVEWIPGLKNMRLKDLPTFIRTTDPDDIMLNYCNREAQRASMAKAVIMNTFDELEQPVLEAMAAMLPPIYTIGPLTLLSRRAPDNPLTSVRSNLWKEESGCLEWLHGRSPASVVYVNFGSITVMTNTQLIEFAWGLANCKYEFLWVIRPDLVKGDAAVLPEEFLEETKGRGLLASWCPQEAVLSHASVGGFLTHSGWNSTIESISNGVAMLSWPFFAEQQTNCRYACTEWGVGMEIDNDVKREEVEASIRELMGGEKGKEMRKKAAEWKERAVRATQPGGSSFLNLDRLVNEVLLL, from the exons atgcgttGCATGTCGACGCGAAAGCCTCATGCAGTGTGCATCCCTTACCCGGCGCAAGGCCACGTAACACCTATGATGATGCTCGCCAAGCTCCTCCACTCCCATGGCTTCCACATAACCTTCGTCAACACCCAGTACAACCACAGACGCCTCCTCCGTTCCAAAGCCCTCTCCTCCGCCGACGTCCTCCCCGACTTCCGCTTCGAGACCATCCCCGACGGCCTCCCTCCCTCCGACGAGGACGCGACGCAGGACATCCCCTCGCTGTGTGAATCCATCCAGAACAACGCTCTCCCCCCCTTCCTCGACCTCCTCAGGCAGCTCAACGAAGGTTCTCCACCGGTGTCGTGCGTCGTGTCCGACGGAGTCATGAGCTTCACCGTCGACGCCGCCACGGAGCTCAGCATCCCCGAGGTGATGTTTTGGACCCCCAGCGCCTGTGGCTTCATGGGCTATCTCCAGTACAAACATCTCCTCGAAAGAGGTCTCACGCCTCTCAAAG ATGAGAGGGACATCACGAATGGATACCTCGACATGGCGGTGGAGTGGATTCCAGGATTGAAGAACATGAGGCTGAAGGATCTGCCCACCTTCATTCGCACGACGGACCCCGACGACATCATGCTCAACTACTGCAACCGTGAGGCCCAAAGAGCCTCTATGGCCAAGGCGGTCATCATGAACACCTTCGACGAACTGGAGCAGCCGGTCCTGGAAGCCATGGCGGCGATGCTCCCGCCGATCTACACCATCGGTCCTCTCACTTTGCTTTCTCGCCGAGCTCCCGACAACCCGCTGACCTCGGTCCGCTCGAATCTGTGGAAGGAAGAAAGCGGGTGCTTGGAGTGGCTCCACGGCAGGTCACCGGCGTCGGTCGTGTACGTCAACTTCGGCAGCATTACGGTGATGACAAACACGCAGCTGATAGAGTTCGCATGGGGTCTGGCGAACTGCAAGTACGAGTTCTTGTGGGTGATACGGCCGGATCTGGTGAAGGGGGACGCGGCCGTGCTGCCGGAGGAGTTCCTGGAGGAGACGAAGGGGAGGGGGCTGTTGGCGAGCTGGTGCCCACAGGAGGCGGTGCTGTCGCACGCCTCCGTCGGCGGCTTCCTCACCCACAGCGGGTGGAACTCGACGATCGAGAGCATAAGCAACGGGGTGGCGATGCTGTCGTGGCCATTCTTCGCGGAGCAGCAGACCAACTGCCGGTACGCGTGCACCGAGTGGGGTGTGGGAATGGAGATCGACAACGACGTGAAGAGGGAAGAGGTGGAAGCGTCGATAAGGGAGTTGATGGGAGGggagaaggggaaggagatgAGGAAGAAGGCAGCGGAGTGGAAGGAGAGAGCCGTGAGGGCAACACAACCAGGTGGGTCCTCGTTCTTGAACTTGGACAGGTTGGTCAACGAGGTGCTGCTGCTTTGA